The following proteins come from a genomic window of Proteiniphilum propionicum:
- a CDS encoding fimbrillin family protein: MKKASRLFVPIICFILLSCEGDKIDKTRASREIQLNAEIEGIKTRASNSSWEAGDAIGLYMIKSGQTLSSSASALNVKYVTTGTTTFIPSNESDGITFPFDGSDVDFISYYPYREDIIDFTYLVDLSNQENQAALDLMYSNNAKSFNSKNPNVGLLFSHQLSKIGLNILHHESANLSNLKVIITNVGINASFDLAAGTLSATSDYGNISLRVNSDGSVAEGILLPEATLTDKELWFIIGDNEEVYKYPLADALEINSFDKSTKYNYNVTLFTDKIAAITLGSITDWAEGPSVNVTAGRTTETPPVIKGSKDSPFTIFEAQNYQGKTGVWVEGYIVGSFTGSSMGSFSSDTLNASASNLALADNRDETETDKIIPVQLPTGALRKALNLQENPDNLNKKVKIKGELGQYFSAPGIREPKEYVLIDP, encoded by the coding sequence ATGAAAAAAGCAAGTAGACTATTTGTGCCTATTATCTGTTTTATCCTACTCTCGTGTGAAGGTGATAAAATAGACAAAACCAGGGCAAGCAGGGAAATTCAATTGAATGCAGAGATTGAAGGAATAAAAACACGTGCTTCCAACTCCTCATGGGAGGCAGGAGATGCTATTGGCCTTTATATGATAAAATCGGGGCAGACGCTTAGTTCATCGGCTTCTGCCTTGAATGTAAAATATGTGACAACGGGTACTACAACGTTTATACCATCAAATGAATCGGATGGAATCACTTTCCCATTCGACGGGTCAGATGTTGATTTTATCAGCTACTACCCTTACCGTGAAGATATTATTGACTTTACATATTTGGTTGATCTGAGCAATCAGGAAAATCAGGCGGCTCTCGACCTTATGTATTCTAACAACGCGAAGAGTTTTAATTCAAAAAACCCTAATGTCGGATTATTGTTCTCACACCAGTTGTCGAAAATTGGACTTAACATATTACACCACGAATCGGCAAACTTAAGTAACCTTAAGGTAATAATCACGAATGTAGGGATAAATGCATCTTTTGACCTGGCGGCCGGAACACTTTCAGCCACTTCCGATTACGGAAATATTTCACTCAGAGTGAACTCTGATGGATCAGTTGCCGAAGGTATCCTGCTCCCTGAAGCTACTCTTACGGACAAAGAACTCTGGTTTATCATCGGGGATAATGAAGAGGTATATAAATATCCCCTGGCGGATGCATTGGAAATAAATTCTTTTGATAAGTCGACAAAATACAACTACAACGTTACCCTTTTCACAGATAAAATTGCAGCTATCACACTTGGTTCAATAACAGACTGGGCAGAAGGGCCTTCTGTTAATGTGACAGCAGGCAGGACAACGGAAACACCTCCAGTCATAAAGGGATCTAAAGATTCACCCTTTACCATATTTGAAGCGCAGAACTATCAGGGCAAAACAGGTGTGTGGGTAGAAGGATATATTGTCGGGTCATTTACAGGCAGCAGCATGGGTTCCTTTTCGTCCGATACATTAAATGCTTCAGCCAGTAATCTTGCATTAGCAGATAACAGAGATGAAACGGAAACAGATAAAATAATTCCGGTGCAATTGCCAACAGGAGCATTAAGGAAAGCATTGAACTTGCAGGAAAATCCCGATAATCTAAACAAAAAGGTGAAAATAAAAGGCGAACTGGGACAATATTTTTCTGCTCCGGGCATACGGGAACCAAAAGAATATGTTCTAATTGATCCGTAA